A window from Acyrthosiphon pisum isolate AL4f unplaced genomic scaffold, pea_aphid_22Mar2018_4r6ur Scaffold_565;HRSCAF=1017, whole genome shotgun sequence encodes these proteins:
- the LOC103311090 gene encoding formin-2-like, translating into MWSAIKTYIWRLRITTITSKWRLWFASQTIHWRLWFASKTIITAACGSHPNPLTGGCGATPKPPSGGFGSPKKLSWGGCGSPPKPPSGGCGSPPKLTSGGCGTPPKPLTGGCGAPPKLTSGGCGLLPKVTSGGCGSPPKPSTGGCGAPLKLTSGGCGSPPKPPTGGCGSHQKPPSGGCGSPSKPPSGGCGSPPKPPTDGCGVTPKPQTAGVCGATTKPTSGGCGSPPKPPTGGCGSPPKPLTGGCGAPPKLTSGGCGLLPKVTSGGCGSPPKPSTGGCGAPPKLTSGGCGSPPKPSTGGCGAPPKLTSGSCGSPQKAPTDGCGLPQKRSTGGCGAPLKLTSGGCGSPPKPPTGGCGSHQKPPSGGCGSPPKPPAGGCSSPPKSSSGGGGSTPKPPTGGCGLHPKPPTGGCGSHQKPPSGGCGSPPKPPSGGCGSPPKPPTSGCGVTPKPSTGGCSSPPKPPTSGCGSAPKPQTAGVCGATPKPPSGGCGSPPKPPTGGCGSPPKPSTGGCTSQPKPPTGGCGSPPIPPSGGCNSPPKPPSGDCGSAEKQ; encoded by the coding sequence ATGTGGAGCGCCATTAAAACTTACATCTGGAGGCTGCGGATCACCACCATAACCTCCAAATGGCGGCTGTGGTTCGCATCCCAAACCATCCACTGGCGGCTGTGGTTCGCATCAAAAACCATCATCACGGCGGCCTGTGGATCGCACCCGAATCCTCTAACTGGTGGCTGTGGAGCGACACCGAAACCTCCATCGGGCGGATTTGGATCgccaaaaaaattatcatgggGCGGCTGTGGATCACCACCGAAACCTCCGTCTGGTGGCTGTGGATCGCCACCAAAACTTACGTCTGGAGGCTGCGGAACGCCACCAAAACCTCTAACTGGTGGCTGTGGAGCGCCACCAAAACTTACATCGGGGGGTTGTGGGTTGCTACCAAAAGTTACGTCTGGAGGCTGTGGATCGCCACCAAAACCTTCAACTGGAGGATGTGGAGCGCCATTAAAACTTACATCTGGAGGCTGCGGATCACCACCAAAACCTCCAACTGGCGGCTGTGGTTCGCATCAAAAACCACCATCGGGCGGCTGTGGTTCGCCATCGAAACCTCCAAGTGGTGGCTGTGGATCGCCACCGAAACCTCCAACTGATGGCTGTGGAGTGACACCGAAACCTCAAACTGCTGGTGTCTGTGGAGCGACAACGAAACCTACATCTGGTGGCTGTGGATCGCCACCAAAACCTCCGACTGGCGGCTGCGGATCACCACCAAAACCTCTAACTGGTGGCTGTGGAGCGCCACCAAAACTTACATCGGGGGGTTGTGGGTTGCTACCAAAAGTTACGTCTGGAGGCTGTGGATCGCCACCAAAACCTTCAACTGGAGGATGTGGAGCGCCACCAAAACTTACATCTGGAGGCTGTGGATCGCCACCAAAACCTTCAACTGGAGGATGTGGAGCGCCACCAAAACTTACATCTGGAAGCTGTGGATCGCCACAAAAAGCTCCAACTGATGGCTGTGGATTGCCACAAAAACGTTCAACTGGTGGATGTGGAGCGCCATTAAAACTTACATCTGGAGGCTGCGGATCACCACCAAAACCTCCAACTGGCGGCTGTGGTTCGCATCAAAAACCACCATCGGGCGGCTGTGGTTCGCCACCGAAACCTCCGGCTGGTGGCTGTAGTTCACCACCGAAATCTTCGTCTGGAGGCGGCGGATCAACACCAAAACCTCCAACTGGCGGCTGTGGTTTGCATCCAAAACCACCAACTGGCGGCTGTGGTTCGCATCAAAAACCACCATCGGGCGGCTGTGGATCGCCACCGAAACCTCCAAGTGGTGGCTGTGGATCGCCACCGAAACCTCCGACTAGTGGCTGTGGAGTGACACCGAAACCTTCGACTGGTGGGTGTAGTTCTCCACCAAAACCTCCGACTAGTGGCTGCGGATCGGCACCGAAACCTCAAACTGCTGGTGTCTGTGGAGCGACACCGAAACCTCCATCTGGTGGCTGTGGATCGCCACCAAAACCTCCGACTGGCGGCTGCGGATCACCACCGAAACCTTCAACTGGTGGCTGTACTTCGCAACCAAAACCTCCAACTGGTGGCTGTGGATCACCACCAATACCTCCGTCTGGTGGCTGCAATTCACCACCGAAACCCCCATCTGGTGATTGTGGGTCTGCCGAGAAACAATAA